In Salvelinus fontinalis isolate EN_2023a chromosome 25, ASM2944872v1, whole genome shotgun sequence, one genomic interval encodes:
- the c1qtnf9 gene encoding LOW QUALITY PROTEIN: complement C1q and tumor necrosis factor-related protein 9A (The sequence of the model RefSeq protein was modified relative to this genomic sequence to represent the inferred CDS: inserted 3 bases in 3 codons; deleted 5 bases in 3 codons; substituted 4 bases at 4 genomic stop codons), which translates to MMGVRLRVALLLLLLAVRCIAHEEFKKNXCVCGYPGIPGDPGHNGMPGRDGRDGFRGDKGDRGEISITAPTGQSGPKEDKGSAGTAGLAGIKGKWGENGEKGPPGKMGPQGVSGHMGLKEIRLPGXPGPKRDLGPLGPEGQKGEIGFQGXGGIQGPLVPPGRPGSKGDLGPPGFKGNIGYDGEQGNQGETGDKGEKGXTSLIPKSAFSVGLTEYTKLPPANTPIRFDKVIYNRQNHYYAQTGRFTCALAGAYXFTYHITVFSHNVKVALVRNGLKXLHEQXVVIHTMDNYTSSEDQAAGGAVCLHLEKGDKVWLQVAGGELFNGLFADEDDDTTFSGFLLFGAD; encoded by the exons ATGATGGGGGTTAGACTCAGAGTCGCTCTCTTGCTCCTCCTGCTGGCTGTGAGGTGCATAGCACATGAAGAATTCAAGAAGAACTGATGTGTTTGTGGATACCCAGGAATACCAGGAGACCCAGGCCACAACGGAATGCCAGGCCGAGATGGACGAGACGGGTTCAGAGGTGACAAGGGAGACCGAG GGGAAATCAGCATCACTGCACCAACAGGACAGAGTGGCCCCAAAGAAGACAAGGG ATCTGCAGGTACGGCTGGCCTGGCAGGAATAAAGGGAAAATGGGGTGAGAATGGAGAGAAGGGGCCACCGGGGAAGATGGGGCCCCAAGGAGTCTCAGGGCACATGGGCCTCAAGGAGATCAGGTTACCAG CCCCAGGGCCAAAAAGGGATTTAGGGCCTCTGGGACCTGAAGGCCAGAAGGGGGAGATCGGGTTCCAGG GCGGAGGCATCCAAGGGCCCTTGGTACCCCCAGGACGACCAGGTTCGAAGGGAGACCTCGGCCCCCCAGGGTTCAAAGGCAACATTGGTTACGACGGAGAGCAAGGGAATCAG GGCGAGACAGGGGACAAGGGGGAGAAGG GTACATCCCTCATCCCAAAAAGTGCGTTCTCAGTCGGTTTAACCGAATACACCAAACTCCCACCGGCGAACACGCCGATCAGGTTCGACAAGGTGATCTACAACAGGCAGAACCATTACTACGCACAGACCGGACGGTTCACCTGCGCTCTGGCTGGGGCCTACTAATTCACCTACCACATCACTGTGTTCTCCCATAATGTAAAAGTAGCATTAGTGAGAAACGGGTTGAAG TAACTACACGAGCAGTGAGTAGTTATCCACACCATGGATAACTACACGAGCAGTGAGGACCAGGCAGCAGGTGGGGCTGTC TGCCTGCACCTGGAGAAGGGGGACAAAGTGTGGCTGCAGGTGGCTGGAGGAGAGCTCTTTAACGGGCTGTTtgctgatgaagatgatgataCAACCTTCTCTGGGTTCCTGCTCTTCGGTGCAGATTAG
- the tagln3b gene encoding transgelin-3b has protein sequence MANRGPSYGLSKEVQEKIELKYNLDLEARLVDWIVAQCGGNLERPQPGRQNFQTWLMDGTILCRLINSLYPRGKEPIKKILETQMAFKQMEKISQFLQAAEVYGVITTDIFQTVDLWEGKDMAAVQRTLMALGSVALTKDDGHYRGDRDWFHRKAQGYRREFSEDQLRQGQSLIGLQMGSNRGASQSGMTGYGSHRQIM, from the exons ATGGCTAACAGGGGACCCAGTTACGGGCTGAGCAAGGAGGTGCAGGAGAAGATAGAGCTGAAGTATAATCTAGACTTGGAGGCCCGGCTGGTGGACTGGATCGTAGCTCAGTGTGGGGGGAATCTGGAGAGACCACAGCCAGGCAGACAGAACTTCCAGACATGGCTGATGGATGGAACA atTCTGTGTAGGCTCATCAATAGCCTGTACCCGCGTGGTAAGGAGCCCATCAAGAAGATTCTGGAGACCCAGATGGCCTTTAAGCAGATGGAGAAGATCTCCCAGTTCCTGCAGGCTGCAGAGGTCTACGGAGTCATCACCACAGACATCTTCCAGACCGTGGACCTGTGGGAAG GGAAGGACATGGCCGCAGTGCAGAGAACCCTGATGGCCCTGGGTAGTGTCGCCCTCACCAAGGACGACGGACATTACCGTGGCGACCGCGACTGGTTCCACAG GAAAGCCCAGGGTTACCGGCGGGAGTTCTCTGAGGACCAGCTTCGTCAAGGCCAGAGTCTGATTGGTCTGCAGATGGGAAGCAACCGCGGGGCCTCTCAGTCCGGCATGACAGGCTACGGATCGCACCGCCAGATCATGTAG